A single genomic interval of Aegicerativicinus sediminis harbors:
- a CDS encoding DUF6909 family protein, whose protein sequence is MTSVKKQGRTRAQESSNAIERMYITMRHLFNRGFYKPMGVSGETLRESLLVLRPEIYGSIAEDKAELEGLLYVIDRLPDGIEECTFINLTSEEGYKNSHFIPIIPPKRRRNCYRIDEEQMNIEITRGRSEIYDILTHLTFLFVESHKISRRVLIDEEGATTRDWVKLEAAIKSEEELTQKEREVAITHTANILGRTFNELTAARNKFTSKENPDRLLHIIYWLGKLAIEETLNNKKRTVTFSPVLRERLGHHLHGEIWADRIKEVLRENNLLTRPIHIISANMHSVMNTLYAKNGLKRYTSGKDELQVYEALSDNSNQSLRDKVFKHAKQNGMFYIEDASGTNIDVQLFDTSKFNWPLAPAEFNGINTDEKPVILVMDYAFGEQAYETMDELLKPIKVDSKKIHLNVKSISIMGKAGILEGGKGDIMIPRAHIFEGTADNYPIKNQLKKKNLEGYGIDVCEGTMITVLGTSLQNKEILKFFYNSSWNVIGLEMEGAHYQKAIQAASKIRCNIAKDVKVRYAYYASDNPLETGSTLASGGLGLSGVKPTYLITEKILEQIYNS, encoded by the coding sequence ATGACTTCAGTAAAAAAACAAGGCAGAACAAGGGCCCAAGAAAGCTCTAACGCTATTGAAAGGATGTACATTACCATGAGGCATTTGTTCAATCGGGGCTTTTACAAACCAATGGGAGTTTCTGGTGAGACCCTGCGGGAATCACTTTTGGTTTTACGACCAGAGATTTATGGCTCCATAGCAGAAGATAAAGCTGAGTTGGAAGGTTTATTATATGTTATTGATCGATTGCCCGATGGTATAGAAGAGTGTACTTTTATCAATCTCACCAGTGAAGAGGGCTATAAAAATTCTCATTTTATTCCAATTATTCCGCCGAAACGACGTAGAAATTGCTATCGAATTGATGAGGAACAAATGAATATAGAAATCACTCGAGGTCGTTCGGAAATCTATGACATTCTAACACATTTAACCTTTCTTTTTGTTGAATCGCATAAAATAAGTAGACGTGTTTTAATTGATGAGGAAGGGGCGACTACTAGGGATTGGGTTAAGTTAGAGGCGGCGATTAAATCGGAGGAGGAATTAACCCAAAAAGAGCGAGAAGTAGCTATTACCCATACGGCGAATATTTTAGGAAGAACATTCAATGAATTAACGGCTGCACGTAACAAATTTACATCAAAGGAAAATCCTGACCGCCTGTTACATATCATTTATTGGTTGGGAAAATTGGCGATCGAGGAAACTTTAAATAATAAAAAGCGAACTGTAACTTTTAGTCCGGTATTAAGAGAAAGATTAGGTCATCACTTACATGGTGAAATATGGGCGGATCGTATCAAAGAGGTTTTAAGGGAAAATAATTTGTTAACCCGACCCATTCATATTATAAGCGCCAACATGCATAGTGTTATGAATACCCTATATGCAAAAAATGGATTAAAAAGATATACTTCCGGCAAGGATGAATTGCAGGTCTATGAAGCTTTGAGTGATAACTCGAACCAAAGTTTGCGAGATAAGGTTTTCAAACACGCCAAACAAAATGGAATGTTTTACATCGAAGATGCATCTGGTACTAATATAGATGTTCAGCTCTTTGACACTTCAAAATTCAATTGGCCTTTGGCTCCAGCCGAATTCAATGGTATAAACACAGATGAAAAACCAGTAATTCTGGTTATGGATTATGCTTTTGGCGAACAAGCCTATGAAACCATGGATGAATTGCTGAAACCGATAAAAGTTGACAGCAAAAAAATTCATTTAAACGTTAAATCAATTTCTATAATGGGTAAGGCGGGAATCTTGGAGGGAGGTAAAGGGGACATAATGATTCCACGTGCCCATATTTTTGAAGGTACGGCAGATAATTATCCGATTAAGAATCAATTAAAAAAGAAAAACTTAGAGGGTTATGGTATTGATGTTTGCGAAGGAACAATGATTACTGTTTTGGGAACCTCACTTCAGAATAAGGAGATATTGAAGTTTTTCTATAATTCATCCTGGAATGTGATAGGATTGGAAATGGAGGGAGCGCATTACCAAAAAGCCATTCAGGCGGCATCAAAAATTAGGTGTAATATTGCAAAAGATGTTAAAGTGCGGTATGCTTATTATGCGAGTGATAATCCTCTTGAGACAGGAAGCACCTTGGCCTCTGGTGGTTTGGGGCTTTCAGGCGTAAAACCCACCTATTTAATTACCGAGAAAATTTTGGAACAAATTTATAACAGTTAA
- the rfbB gene encoding dTDP-glucose 4,6-dehydratase encodes MKNILVTGGAGFIGSNFIEYYLQEYPKDKIINLDLLTYAGDLENLKEVETNPNYTFIKGDICDSDLVESIFKDYNITDVIHFAAESHVDNSIKNPDAFIRTNVFGTFNLINNAYRYWMHGPFEGKVGFEESRFHHISTDEVYGTLGDSGLFEETTPYAPNSPYSASKASSDFIVRSYHHTYGLNVVTTNCSNNYGPKQHDEKLIPTIIRKAVSGENIPIYGDGKNIRDWLYVRDHCTGIDLAFRKGKSGETYNVGGRNERNNLYIANTICDLLDEIQPKNGSYKNQIKFVTDRPGHDFRYAIDASKLESELGWKADENFESGIRKTIEWYLDKYVSKAV; translated from the coding sequence ATGAAGAATATTTTAGTTACTGGTGGTGCGGGATTTATAGGTTCAAATTTTATTGAATATTATTTACAAGAATATCCGAAGGATAAAATAATCAATCTTGATTTATTGACATATGCTGGAGATTTGGAAAATCTTAAGGAAGTTGAAACTAATCCGAATTATACATTTATTAAAGGCGATATCTGTGATTCTGATTTGGTTGAATCCATTTTTAAAGATTATAACATTACAGATGTGATTCATTTTGCCGCTGAGTCACATGTTGATAATTCAATTAAAAACCCAGATGCATTTATAAGAACCAATGTTTTTGGAACGTTTAATTTAATTAACAATGCCTACAGATATTGGATGCACGGTCCTTTTGAGGGAAAAGTGGGTTTTGAAGAATCAAGGTTTCATCATATATCCACAGATGAAGTATATGGTACATTAGGAGATTCGGGATTGTTCGAGGAAACTACACCATATGCGCCTAACAGTCCTTACAGTGCTTCCAAAGCTTCCTCAGATTTCATTGTAAGAAGTTATCATCATACTTACGGATTAAATGTTGTCACGACTAACTGCTCCAACAATTATGGCCCAAAGCAGCATGACGAAAAGTTAATTCCTACAATAATTAGGAAAGCTGTTTCAGGAGAGAATATTCCAATTTATGGTGATGGGAAAAACATCAGAGACTGGTTGTATGTTAGGGATCATTGCACGGGGATAGATTTAGCATTTAGAAAAGGTAAATCTGGAGAAACGTATAATGTTGGGGGCAGAAATGAACGAAATAATCTTTATATAGCAAATACAATTTGTGACCTCTTGGATGAAATTCAACCTAAAAACGGCTCTTATAAAAATCAAATTAAATTTGTAACAGATAGGCCTGGACATGATTTTAGATATGCAATTGACGCAAGTAAACTTGAGAGTGAATTGGGTTGGAAAGCAGATGAAAACTTTGAATCAGGTATTCGCAAAACCATTGAATGGTACTTGGATAAATACGTTTCCAAAGCTGTTTAA
- the rfbA gene encoding glucose-1-phosphate thymidylyltransferase RfbA: protein MKGIILAGGSGTRLHPLTLSISKQLMPVYDKPMIYYPLSTLMYSGIREILIISTPKDLPLFKDLLGDGSKYGCTFEYAVQEEPRGLAEAFIIGEDFVGTDKVALILGDNIFYGSGLSKLLQANNNPDGGIIYAYRVNDPERYGVVEFDENGQAISIEEKPNEPKSNYAVPGIYFYDNTVIEIAKNIKPSGRGELEITDVNREYLRQNKLNVSVLDRGTAWLDTGTFQSLMQASQFVEVLEQRQGLKIGSIEAAAYEMGFIDQERFVALAESLMKSGYGVNLMGLIKHRR from the coding sequence ATGAAAGGAATAATTTTAGCTGGAGGATCAGGTACTCGACTTCATCCACTTACGCTTTCCATAAGTAAACAGTTAATGCCTGTTTACGATAAACCGATGATTTATTATCCATTATCCACCCTAATGTATTCTGGAATACGTGAAATTCTCATTATATCTACTCCGAAAGACCTGCCTCTTTTTAAGGATTTATTAGGCGATGGCAGTAAGTATGGATGTACTTTTGAATATGCTGTACAAGAAGAACCAAGAGGGCTTGCAGAAGCTTTTATTATAGGTGAAGATTTTGTGGGTACTGACAAAGTAGCTCTAATATTGGGAGATAATATTTTTTATGGTTCGGGACTCTCTAAATTGCTTCAGGCGAATAATAATCCGGATGGCGGGATTATTTATGCATATAGGGTAAATGATCCAGAGCGTTATGGGGTGGTTGAGTTTGATGAAAATGGACAGGCAATTTCTATCGAAGAAAAGCCGAATGAACCAAAATCTAATTATGCGGTCCCTGGCATTTATTTTTATGACAATACGGTTATTGAGATAGCAAAAAACATTAAACCAAGTGGACGTGGCGAATTAGAAATTACGGATGTCAATAGGGAATATCTTAGGCAAAACAAATTAAATGTAAGTGTTTTAGACCGAGGCACGGCATGGTTAGATACAGGTACGTTTCAATCATTAATGCAGGCTTCACAGTTTGTGGAAGTACTTGAACAACGGCAGGGCTTAAAAATAGGATCTATTGAAGCTGCGGCTTATGAAATGGGTTTTATAGATCAGGAAAGATTCGTTGCCTTAGCTGAAAGCCTGATGAAGAGTGGTTACGGTGTAAATCTAATGGGACTTATTAAACACAGAAGATGA
- the rfbC gene encoding dTDP-4-dehydrorhamnose 3,5-epimerase translates to MIAEETSIEGCYIITPRIFKDERGYFIETFNNQTFFEKTGIATQFVQDNQSKSSVGVLRGLHFQQGGYAQAKLVRVIQGSVLDICVDLRPNSKTLGQYVSVVLSGDNFKQLYVPRGFAHGFVVLEDETIFSYKCDNFYNKNSEGGIIYNDPDIAIDWRIPEEKLILSDKDKHLPTLKEYLAK, encoded by the coding sequence ATGATTGCTGAAGAAACCTCAATTGAGGGCTGCTACATAATTACACCCCGAATATTTAAGGACGAAAGAGGGTATTTCATTGAAACTTTTAATAATCAAACGTTTTTCGAAAAAACAGGTATTGCAACTCAATTTGTACAAGATAACCAATCTAAATCATCAGTTGGAGTTTTGCGAGGGTTACATTTCCAACAAGGAGGATATGCACAAGCCAAACTTGTTAGGGTTATACAAGGCTCTGTTTTAGATATTTGTGTAGATCTCAGGCCCAATTCTAAAACTTTAGGACAATATGTGTCTGTGGTATTGAGCGGTGATAATTTCAAGCAACTATATGTTCCTCGTGGTTTTGCGCATGGTTTTGTTGTGCTAGAGGATGAAACAATCTTTTCATACAAGTGTGATAATTTCTATAATAAGAATTCTGAAGGAGGAATAATTTACAATGATCCAGACATTGCCATTGATTGGAGAATTCCTGAAGAAAAATTAATTCTTTCAGATAAAGATAAACACTTGCCTACATTAAAAGAATATTTGGCCAAATGA
- the rfbD gene encoding dTDP-4-dehydrorhamnose reductase — protein MKVLVTGSKGQLGQSIQFVLNKPEDEWFFVTREELDICDFVQTRNLFEENKFDYCVNCAAYTNVDGAEDHKDDAYLANSEAVKNLAGVCKDHNCILIHISTDYVFDGSSTRPYKEEDKVGAINVYGDSKLQGERNIRAILENYFIIRVSWLYSPFGHNFVKSISKKIRENSELNIITSQKGIPTSALDLAEFIVFLVENRITEYGIYHFTGNGETDWYEFAVEISKYFPEYNSDKLNAILNYPSKAKRPKYSVLNTTKVKSIYNHLVPWQLSLSRTMKEILN, from the coding sequence ATGAAAGTTTTGGTAACTGGAAGTAAGGGGCAGTTGGGCCAATCCATTCAATTTGTATTGAATAAACCTGAAGATGAATGGTTTTTTGTTACAAGGGAGGAATTAGACATCTGCGACTTTGTGCAAACACGAAATCTTTTTGAAGAAAACAAATTTGATTATTGTGTAAATTGTGCCGCTTATACTAATGTGGATGGTGCGGAAGATCATAAGGATGATGCCTATTTAGCCAATTCTGAAGCTGTAAAAAATTTAGCTGGAGTCTGTAAGGATCATAATTGTATACTCATACACATCTCTACGGATTATGTTTTTGATGGTTCAAGTACTCGTCCATATAAAGAGGAAGATAAAGTAGGAGCCATCAATGTTTATGGTGATTCAAAACTACAAGGAGAAAGGAATATAAGGGCAATCTTAGAAAACTATTTTATTATTCGTGTGTCATGGCTTTACAGTCCATTCGGGCATAATTTTGTTAAATCTATTTCTAAGAAGATTCGAGAGAATTCAGAATTGAATATTATAACTTCTCAAAAAGGAATCCCTACTAGCGCCTTAGATTTGGCAGAATTTATTGTATTTCTTGTTGAAAACAGAATTACAGAATACGGTATTTATCATTTTACCGGAAATGGAGAAACCGATTGGTATGAGTTTGCTGTTGAGATTTCTAAATATTTTCCAGAATACAATTCAGATAAATTGAATGCAATTCTTAACTATCCATCAAAGGCAAAAAGACCCAAATACAGTGTGTTAAACACAACAAAAGTTAAATCTATTTATAATCATTTAGTGCCTTGGCAGTTAAGTTTGAGCCGTACAATGAAGGAAATCCTTAATTAA
- the gmd gene encoding GDP-mannose 4,6-dehydratase, which produces MKQKVALITGVTGQDGAYLSEFLLKKGYVVHGIKRRSSLFNTDRIDHLYQDPHVEHRNFYLHYGDLTDSTNLIRIIQEVKPDEIYNLAAMSHVHVSFEMPEYTANADGIGTLRILEAVKMLGIEKDVRIYQASTSELYGKVQEIPQTEKTPFYPRSPYAVAKMYAYWITVNYREAYGIYACNGILFNHESPIRGETFVTRKITRATSKIALGLQDKFYLGNLDAKRDWGHAKDYVRMMWMILQADEPEDWVIATGKTTSVRDFVRMSFKHIGITLRFEGKEENEKAFVERCDNPDYQLPVGKEVLSVDQKYYRPTEVDLLIGDATKAQEKLGWVPEYDLQALVDDMMQSDLKLMKKQQFLQDGGYRIKNYFE; this is translated from the coding sequence ATGAAACAAAAAGTTGCCCTTATTACGGGCGTTACGGGACAAGACGGTGCCTATCTTAGTGAATTTCTTTTAAAGAAGGGATATGTGGTGCACGGTATAAAACGCAGATCTTCCCTATTCAATACGGACAGAATCGACCACCTTTATCAGGATCCCCATGTTGAACACCGAAACTTCTACCTCCATTATGGAGATTTAACAGATAGTACCAACCTAATACGGATAATTCAGGAGGTAAAACCAGACGAAATTTACAATCTCGCCGCGATGAGTCACGTGCATGTGTCTTTCGAAATGCCCGAATATACAGCAAATGCGGACGGTATAGGAACTTTAAGAATACTTGAGGCAGTTAAAATGTTAGGTATTGAAAAGGATGTTCGTATCTATCAGGCGTCAACTTCAGAATTGTATGGCAAGGTTCAAGAAATTCCCCAAACAGAAAAAACACCCTTTTACCCAAGAAGCCCTTATGCTGTTGCAAAAATGTATGCTTATTGGATAACAGTTAACTATCGGGAAGCATATGGAATATATGCATGTAATGGTATTCTTTTCAACCATGAATCTCCAATTAGAGGAGAAACCTTTGTTACTCGAAAGATTACTCGTGCGACCTCAAAAATAGCCTTGGGTCTTCAGGATAAATTCTATTTAGGAAACCTGGATGCAAAACGTGATTGGGGGCATGCCAAAGATTATGTTAGAATGATGTGGATGATATTACAGGCAGATGAACCAGAGGATTGGGTAATTGCGACTGGTAAAACCACTTCAGTTAGGGATTTTGTTAGAATGAGCTTTAAGCATATTGGTATCACCCTTCGGTTTGAAGGTAAAGAAGAAAATGAAAAAGCCTTTGTAGAAAGATGTGATAATCCTGATTATCAATTACCAGTAGGTAAAGAGGTGCTTTCAGTTGACCAGAAATATTATCGCCCAACGGAAGTTGATTTGTTGATTGGTGATGCAACCAAAGCACAGGAGAAATTAGGATGGGTTCCAGAATATGATTTACAAGCATTAGTGGACGATATGATGCAAAGCGACCTTAAACTGATGAAGAAACAGCAATTCTTGCAGGATGGCGGTTATAGAATTAAGAATTATTTCGAATAG
- a CDS encoding GDP-L-fucose synthase family protein, which produces MNPNSKIYVAGHRGLVGSAIIKALQAKGYKNLVFKTHAELDLTNQEAVASFFEQEKPEYVFLAAAKVGGIVANNTYRADFIYANLMIQNNVIHQSFVHGIKKLLFLGSTCIYPKNALQPMKEDYLLTDILEYTNEPYAIAKIAGIKMCESYNIQYGTNFISVMPTNLYGPNDNFDLEKSHVLPALIRKMHLAKLLSEGKESKVLQDLHLSDIEEAKTFLSKFGVDGNSVEIWGSGRPMREFLWSEDMAEACVFIMENRNFSDTYSPENKEIRNTHINIGTGEDISIKDLAFLIKDIIGFEGELIFNESKPDGTMKKLTDVSKLHGMGWKHSVELEEGIKRIYKWYVGQ; this is translated from the coding sequence ATGAACCCCAACTCTAAAATTTATGTGGCAGGTCATCGAGGATTGGTTGGAAGTGCTATAATAAAAGCGCTTCAAGCAAAGGGATATAAAAACCTAGTTTTCAAGACTCATGCTGAGCTCGACTTAACTAATCAGGAAGCTGTTGCATCGTTTTTTGAACAGGAAAAACCTGAATACGTTTTCTTGGCCGCTGCAAAGGTTGGTGGAATTGTTGCCAATAACACCTATAGAGCAGATTTTATTTATGCTAATTTGATGATTCAGAATAATGTCATCCATCAAAGTTTTGTACATGGTATAAAAAAGCTTTTGTTTTTGGGCAGTACTTGCATCTATCCTAAAAATGCTCTCCAGCCAATGAAAGAGGATTATTTATTGACTGATATTTTAGAATATACGAATGAGCCCTATGCGATTGCAAAAATAGCAGGGATTAAAATGTGCGAAAGCTATAATATTCAATACGGTACAAATTTTATATCGGTCATGCCGACCAATCTTTATGGACCAAATGATAATTTCGATTTAGAAAAATCTCATGTATTGCCCGCTCTTATAAGAAAAATGCATCTGGCTAAATTGCTTTCAGAAGGAAAAGAAAGTAAGGTTTTGCAAGATTTGCATTTATCTGATATTGAAGAAGCCAAAACGTTTCTTTCTAAGTTCGGCGTAGATGGAAATTCGGTTGAAATATGGGGTAGTGGTCGGCCGATGAGAGAATTTTTGTGGTCTGAAGATATGGCGGAGGCCTGTGTGTTCATAATGGAGAATAGAAATTTTTCAGACACTTATTCTCCAGAAAACAAGGAGATTAGAAATACCCATATTAATATTGGAACCGGAGAGGATATCAGTATCAAAGATTTGGCATTTCTTATTAAAGATATAATTGGTTTTGAAGGCGAATTGATTTTCAATGAATCAAAACCTGATGGTACTATGAAAAAATTGACCGATGTGAGTAAACTGCACGGAATGGGCTGGAAGCACAGTGTAGAATTAGAAGAGGGTATAAAACGAATTTATAAATGGTATGTTGGCCAATAA
- the cysQ gene encoding 3'(2'),5'-bisphosphate nucleotidase CysQ: protein MLANKELLDIAIEATKEAGKAIMEIYNAPFDVEYKDDKSPLTEADKRSNAIINEYLLKTGIPIISEENKQIDFSVRKDWEFCWVVDPVDGTKEFVKRNGEFTVNIALVKKGLPQLGVIGVPAENTLYWGDVLAKSAVKIDLGKDDLTSLTDDQVGPQRTQNPLRVVGSRSHMNDETKNFIEKLQEEGNSTEIVSRGSSLKFCLMAEGKADVYPRFAPTMEWDTAAGQAICEAVGINVISLENNKPLQYNKQDLLNPWFIVRA, encoded by the coding sequence ATGTTGGCCAATAAAGAATTATTAGATATTGCGATTGAAGCAACAAAAGAAGCAGGTAAAGCTATAATGGAGATTTATAATGCACCCTTTGATGTAGAATATAAGGACGACAAATCACCTTTAACAGAAGCGGATAAGCGTTCGAATGCAATAATTAATGAATATTTGCTTAAGACAGGTATTCCAATAATAAGTGAAGAGAACAAACAAATTGATTTTTCTGTTAGAAAAGATTGGGAGTTTTGTTGGGTAGTTGATCCAGTCGATGGAACCAAAGAATTTGTTAAGCGAAATGGAGAATTCACGGTTAATATAGCCCTTGTTAAAAAAGGGTTGCCACAGTTGGGAGTTATTGGTGTTCCTGCAGAAAACACTTTGTATTGGGGTGATGTATTGGCTAAGAGTGCTGTAAAAATAGATTTAGGAAAGGACGACTTAACAAGTCTAACTGATGATCAGGTTGGTCCTCAGCGAACCCAAAACCCTTTAAGAGTAGTTGGAAGTCGTTCCCATATGAACGATGAGACGAAAAATTTTATTGAAAAATTGCAGGAAGAAGGAAATTCAACTGAAATAGTGTCGAGAGGAAGTTCGTTAAAATTTTGTTTAATGGCAGAGGGTAAAGCGGATGTTTATCCGCGTTTTGCACCAACGATGGAATGGGATACCGCAGCAGGCCAGGCTATTTGTGAAGCTGTTGGAATTAATGTAATTTCTTTGGAAAACAATAAGCCTTTGCAATACAACAAACAGGACCTTCTAAATCCTTGGTTTATAGTTAGAGCTTGA
- a CDS encoding DUF2061 domain-containing protein, with the protein MSKLGGHKRHIAKAITWRIVGTIDTIVLSWIISGNPITGLKIGFAEVVTKMGLYYLHERLWFKSGVLNSNQRHLLKTITWRVLGTLDTMVLAWLISGNPLTGFKIGLAEVLTKMLLYYLHETIWYRSNFGLDERSRQHG; encoded by the coding sequence TTGAGCAAGTTAGGAGGACATAAAAGGCACATCGCAAAAGCGATAACTTGGAGAATTGTTGGAACTATTGACACCATAGTTCTCTCCTGGATTATTTCTGGAAACCCAATTACTGGTTTAAAAATTGGGTTTGCAGAGGTGGTTACAAAAATGGGATTGTATTATTTGCACGAAAGATTATGGTTTAAATCTGGTGTTTTAAACAGCAATCAAAGGCATTTACTTAAGACAATTACGTGGAGGGTTCTCGGTACTTTAGACACAATGGTTTTAGCTTGGCTCATTTCGGGGAATCCACTTACTGGATTTAAGATTGGGTTAGCTGAGGTGTTAACTAAAATGCTATTATATTATTTGCATGAAACGATTTGGTATCGATCTAATTTTGGTTTAGATGAACGAAGCAGACAACATGGCTAA
- the cysC gene encoding adenylyl-sulfate kinase, which produces MAKNIIPHTFKISKSNRNKSYQHKSILIWFTGLSGSGKSTIANKVEEQLFNNGIKTYVLDGDNVRKGLNSDLTFSPEGRKENIRRIGEVASLMVDAGIVVLAAFVSPYREDRDRVKAILGSDNYFEVYVNASVEVCEVRDVKGLYKKARAGEISNMTGISSPYEAPENPDLEILTEELSVEDSAKSVLDAVLPLIKTYE; this is translated from the coding sequence ATGGCTAAGAACATAATTCCTCATACATTTAAAATATCTAAATCTAATAGGAATAAGTCCTACCAACATAAATCCATTTTGATTTGGTTTACAGGTCTTTCAGGTTCTGGTAAATCTACGATTGCCAATAAGGTTGAGGAGCAGTTGTTTAATAATGGTATAAAAACGTATGTTCTGGATGGAGATAATGTTCGTAAAGGGCTTAATAGCGATCTTACATTTTCGCCTGAAGGAAGAAAAGAAAATATAAGAAGAATAGGTGAAGTTGCATCTCTGATGGTAGACGCGGGAATTGTTGTATTAGCAGCCTTCGTGTCACCTTATCGCGAGGACCGCGATAGAGTAAAGGCTATTTTAGGTTCTGATAATTATTTCGAGGTTTATGTAAATGCTAGTGTCGAAGTATGTGAAGTTCGTGATGTTAAGGGCTTATATAAGAAAGCCAGGGCGGGTGAAATATCTAACATGACTGGCATTTCATCACCGTATGAAGCACCTGAAAACCCTGATTTAGAAATTTTAACTGAAGAATTGAGTGTCGAGGACTCTGCAAAAAGTGTTTTAGACGCTGTTCTTCCATTAATAAAAACTTATGAGTAG
- the cysD gene encoding sulfate adenylyltransferase subunit CysD → MSRYYLNYLDELESEAIFVLREVYAQFQNPVILFSGGKDSIVVTHLAKKAFHPCTIPFSLMHVDTGHNFPETIKFRDDLVKELGVNLIVGSVQESIDQGRVAEEKGKNATRNALQITTLLDAIEENKVDCAIGGGRRDEEKARAKERFFSHRDDFGQWDPKNQRPELWNIFNGKYFEGEHFRVFPISNWTEMDVWNYISRENIQIPSLYFAHERDVVWRNDSWIPVSEYLKLEENETIHHKKIRFRTLGDITITGGIESEADTVELIAQEVSAMRQTERGNRSDDKRSETSMEDRKRQGYF, encoded by the coding sequence ATGAGTAGATATTATCTCAATTATCTAGATGAGTTAGAAAGCGAAGCTATTTTCGTTTTAAGAGAAGTGTATGCGCAGTTTCAGAACCCCGTAATCTTATTTTCTGGGGGTAAGGATAGCATCGTAGTGACCCATTTGGCTAAAAAAGCCTTTCATCCTTGCACCATTCCTTTTTCTCTGATGCATGTGGATACGGGACATAATTTCCCAGAAACGATCAAATTCAGGGATGATTTGGTGAAAGAATTGGGCGTTAATCTTATTGTGGGTTCTGTTCAGGAGTCCATCGACCAAGGAAGGGTTGCTGAGGAAAAGGGCAAGAATGCAACACGTAATGCTCTTCAAATTACAACTTTATTGGACGCAATTGAGGAGAACAAAGTCGATTGCGCTATAGGCGGTGGACGCAGAGATGAAGAAAAGGCTCGGGCTAAGGAACGCTTTTTCTCGCATCGTGATGATTTTGGTCAATGGGATCCAAAAAACCAACGACCTGAGTTATGGAATATCTTCAATGGTAAATATTTTGAAGGTGAACATTTTAGAGTTTTCCCAATTAGCAACTGGACAGAGATGGACGTTTGGAATTACATTAGCAGGGAAAATATTCAAATACCTTCGTTGTATTTTGCGCACGAGCGCGACGTGGTATGGAGGAATGATAGCTGGATTCCAGTTTCAGAATATTTGAAGTTGGAAGAAAATGAAACCATACATCACAAAAAAATTCGATTCAGAACTTTAGGAGATATTACCATTACCGGAGGTATTGAATCTGAGGCCGACACGGTGGAATTGATTGCGCAAGAAGTTTCAGCCATGCGACAGACCGAAAGAGGAAACAGGAGTGATGATAAACGTTCTGAAACCTCAATGGAAGACAGAAAACGACAAGGTTATTTTTAA